The nucleotide sequence GTCGCCAATTTGATGCGCGAGAGGTGAATCTGCTGAAGCACGTGGTCAACAGTGAGCGATTCCAGTTCGCGATCGAGCACGCCCACACTGTTGATGATGAGGGTGAGCAGAAAGACGATGAGCGATTGGGTCGTCAGCCCCACAATCGGTCCCCGCTTGCTCCCGATGAATGAGATCACCGCCGATACTGCCACAATGTAGAAGACGTAATTGCGGAGCGGGTGAAGGGGCAAAAGCGCAGCAAAAAACAGGAGCACGTAGATGAGCGAGAAACGGTGGTGAAGCTGAAGGACGGCATAGATGCACAGGAGGATGCACAAGATCACGAGAGGATCCTTGAGCAGTTGAGCCGACCAGAGGACCAGCGACGGGAAGCACGCCGTCAACCAGGCGGCCATTCGCGCCACCGGGCGATCAAAGACCAGCAGGGCAATGCGATAGACCAGGAGCGCATGAAATGCTCCGACGAAGCAGTTGATCATGACAACGAGCAGAGGAACCGGACCGAGAACGTAATAGATGGCTGCGACGAAATAAAAGTAGCCCGGCTGGCTCGCCGGCCAGACGGCGAAGGCCGACTCTCCACGCCAGTATCGAGCAATGCTTGCCCCAATGAGGTGATAGGTTGCCGCATCGCCACCAAAGAAGTCCTCCAGATCAAAAAGGGCAATCACAAGGGCGACCAGAATCCGCAGCGTCAGGCCGACGAAGAAAATTCGTCGAAGGAGCAGGCGTTCCTCGCCGTCGAGTGTGCGCTCTCTGATCACCAGGTTCGACGCGGCGTGGAGTCGCTCATTCATCCGGATTTTCCTTCCTCAAGGTCTTCGGCGGTGCTTTGCTTCCATCCTCGGCGGGCATCTCGCTTTTGGTCTCGGCTTAATCCACGCACTGCTGGAACCAGAGTTCCAGCATGAGGAGCGTCCACAGCAGGTGCGCGTGATCGCGTCGCCCTGCGAGATGCTCGTCAATCAGGGATTTCACGACCGTCGGCTTGAATAATCGCCGACCTCTCGCTCGATCCGAAAGAAGCGTTTCTTCGAGCAGCGGGCGCAGGGATCCCCGGAACCAATGGGCCAGGGGTACACCAAATCCCTGTTTGCGCCGACGGAGCGTGGCCTCCGGCAAGAGTCCCTTTACTGCCTGCTTCAGGATGTACTTGGACGTGGCTCCCCGCCGCTTGTAGTGTGCCGGGAGGCGTGCGGCGAATTCGAGCAAAAGGTGATCAACAAAAGGGGCGCGCGCTTCCAGACCGTGAGCCATGCTGGCGATGTCTACTTTGACGAGCAGATCGTTGGGGAGATAGGTCATGGTATCGGTCAGCAGCAGGGCATCAGTCAGCGAGAGGCCCGGCGTTTCGACCAGCCAGGGGGCGAGAACGCTCTCCGGCGATGTGGACGTAGTGAGGTGGGCGAACTCGTCGGTGTACAGCTCGCGGTGCAGCTCGGTGTCGAGGGCCGATACCCAACTCCGATACCGACGCGCCGGCGGAAGCGGCGCGGCCAGCGCGAACCGCTCGAGCCGACGCAGCAACCGATGGGTCCAGGGCAGGGGCAACCGATGCATCTCGCGGGCCAGGCGCCGGGCGGGAACCGAGATGATTGCCGGAAGACGTTCGGCCACCTCCATCGCCCAGTAGCGATCATACCCGGCAAACATCTCATCTCCACCATCCCCGGTCAGCGCCACCGTCACGTGCTCCCGGGTGAGTCGGCTGAGATAATAGGTGGGAATCGCTGAGGGATCGGCATACGGCTCACCGTAGTGCCGGACGAGAATCGGTACGACCTCGGCTGCTTCGGGCGTCACGATGAATTCGTGGTGATCCGTACCGAAATGGTGGGCAATCCGCCGCGCGTGCTCCAGCTCCGTGAAGTCCTCATGGTCAAATCCGATGGAGAAAGTCTTGACCGGCTGCGATGAATGCTGGCTCATGAAGCCGACGACAGTGGAAGAATCAATGCCGCCGCTCAGGAAAGCTCCCAGCGGAACGTCACTGATCATCCGCAGGCGAACCGTCTCCCTGAGCAACTCGCGCAAACGCTCCACCGCCTCGTCCTCGCTCAGTCGGAGCTTGGGGACGAAATCGAGCTTCCAGTACCGGGTGATGCGAATCTCTCCCTGACGCCAGATGAGCCGGTGTCCCGGCTCCAGCTTGCGGATCTCTCGAAACGCCGTCCGGGGCGCCGGCACATAGGTGAAGACGAGATAGTGATGGATGGCCTCCCAGTCAATGTCCGAACGAATCTCAGGATGCTCACGCAGCGCCTGGATTTCTGAGGAAAAAACGAGACCCCCATTGGGCGTCGCGTAGACGAGCGGTTTTTCTCCCACCCGGTCCCGGGCAAGAAGCAGTTGTCGCTCCCTTCCATCCCACAGGGCGAAGGCGAACATTCCACGGAGGAGCGAGGGACACTCTTCCCCGTATTCCTCGTAAGCATGAACGATCACTTCCGTATCACTGGCGGTGTAGAAGCGATGACCGCGATCGGTCAGGTGTCGTCGCAGCTCACGGTAGTTGTAAATTTCGCCGTTCAAAACGACCCAGATGCTTCCGTCTTCGTTGTGAATCGGCTGATGGCCCGTTTGCAGGTCAATGATGCTCAGTCGGCGGACGCCCAGGCCCACGCCCGCGTCGAAAAAGTACCCTTCTTCGTCTGGGCCGCGATGTCGAAGCCGGTCACACATTCGGCGAAGGAGGGCTTCATCAACGGGAGCACCGCATGGATTGAGAATTCCTGCGATTCCACACATCAGTTGTTCTGAATGGTGCCAGAAGTAAGCGTGAGTGTTCTCACCGATACGCGTCTTGTGTCCGCGCCTCTGACGCTGCTACATCCGGTAGGTGAGCGCGCGCGCGCCGACGCGCCCACGCATCAATCTCCATGATCTGCTCGATGCTCCGGACAGGTTGTGGT is from Blastocatellia bacterium and encodes:
- a CDS encoding glycosyltransferase family 39 protein; its protein translation is MNERLHAASNLVIRERTLDGEERLLLRRIFFVGLTLRILVALVIALFDLEDFFGGDAATYHLIGASIARYWRGESAFAVWPASQPGYFYFVAAIYYVLGPVPLLVVMINCFVGAFHALLVYRIALLVFDRPVARMAAWLTACFPSLVLWSAQLLKDPLVILCILLCIYAVLQLHHRFSLIYVLLFFAALLPLHPLRNYVFYIVAVSAVISFIGSKRGPIVGLTTQSLIVFLLTLIINSVGVLDRELESLTVDHVLQQIHLSRIKLATFAQSGFAREADVSTVGGALRFLPIGFLYLMLAPFPWAITSLRSAITMPEMVVWWALIPSLVRGLLLAVRRKIAESAVILLFTGGLTIIYSLFQGNVGTAYRQRAQIIVFFFIFISAGWLDRRRKRMRQPPESNPPRRPQSAEPV
- the asnB gene encoding asparagine synthase (glutamine-hydrolyzing) is translated as MCGIAGILNPCGAPVDEALLRRMCDRLRHRGPDEEGYFFDAGVGLGVRRLSIIDLQTGHQPIHNEDGSIWVVLNGEIYNYRELRRHLTDRGHRFYTASDTEVIVHAYEEYGEECPSLLRGMFAFALWDGRERQLLLARDRVGEKPLVYATPNGGLVFSSEIQALREHPEIRSDIDWEAIHHYLVFTYVPAPRTAFREIRKLEPGHRLIWRQGEIRITRYWKLDFVPKLRLSEDEAVERLRELLRETVRLRMISDVPLGAFLSGGIDSSTVVGFMSQHSSQPVKTFSIGFDHEDFTELEHARRIAHHFGTDHHEFIVTPEAAEVVPILVRHYGEPYADPSAIPTYYLSRLTREHVTVALTGDGGDEMFAGYDRYWAMEVAERLPAIISVPARRLAREMHRLPLPWTHRLLRRLERFALAAPLPPARRYRSWVSALDTELHRELYTDEFAHLTTSTSPESVLAPWLVETPGLSLTDALLLTDTMTYLPNDLLVKVDIASMAHGLEARAPFVDHLLLEFAARLPAHYKRRGATSKYILKQAVKGLLPEATLRRRKQGFGVPLAHWFRGSLRPLLEETLLSDRARGRRLFKPTVVKSLIDEHLAGRRDHAHLLWTLLMLELWFQQCVD